The Hemibagrus wyckioides isolate EC202008001 linkage group LG26, SWU_Hwy_1.0, whole genome shotgun sequence DNA window CTAATCCTGTTCAAGCTGTTACACTGATTTCATTGGAGCTGTTACACAACACGGCACACCACAAAGCACAAATCCACAATGCCCTCGTGCCACCAGGGTCTGAATAGGAAAACGTGTAAAGTGACGTGTTGATATTTTTGGGAACGTGCCAAAAATGACCATCAAACAATAACAGTAACTTTAATGGGAGGtggaggaaataaaataatcacaacAATCACACTAAAAATCATTCAAATAACTTTCTCTGGAATTTTTCATAAGTAGATGAAGTGGGCGGAGTTTAGGACCTGCAATCTGCCTTCTACCTACTGTAGCTATGTCTGTAAATTTCACAACAAAACTAAATCTTCGCAGTTAAACGTGAAAATTATGACACTAGCTTGAAATGTAGTAAATGACGATGTTTTTTGTGTTATCGTTAGCATAAAAACACTGACGCAGTTCGTATAAACCTGTCTTGTCATGGAAAATTTAAATGACACCCTCTGACTATAGATTCGTATGCTGTACCGTGTCCCGAGGGGTTCAGTTCAGTGAATTCTACCATGTGAAGAATTTTGGGCTACGTCCAAAACCTGCATACCACCGCGCGGCGTACTGTAGCTGCAGAATAGTGTTGCGAGGGCATTCTGGGGCATGTGCTGGTGGCAGACTGCTTTGCTATGCTATTCAGTGTGGTAGTTGTGCGGTTTGGGACCCAGCCCTGAGACGCTGGTGTGGTCGGTCTGGGATTTCCCTTTGAAAATTTTTTGATTCCCAAAAGTAGGGAAGGATAATAAACATGTTAGCAGGTTAGAGTGCGGCCGTGTTATTGAGCGAGACGGCGGCGTGAAGGTTGTGCCGGAAGCTGGGCTGTTTGAAGACTCTCTCGGGAGCAGCTGGGTATGCGTGAGAATGTCGGAATTGCGGCACAGACGCAGCCCCTCCCCAGCGGAAGTGCTGATtggtctgtaaaaaaaaaaaacctggccaGACTTTTAATACAGTCAGAATTTAATCAGAGGTTTTTGTGTCCTGTTTCTATTCATCCGCTTCAAGCCGTCATCACTGACACATCTGCAAACCTTCTGAGTCAACACCAAGGCAACGTGTTAAAACATGCTGTCAGTATAAACGCGTGCAAACACGAggcctcaacacacacacacacacacacacacacacacacagacacacagagcatCTTTCTACTGCCTCATAAAAGCATTCGGTCCCTCATTGTCAGTGCACAGAGAGGTCTTTGAGtaaaagaaatgtgtgtgtgtgagagagtgaaagagagagagagacagaaaaagagagtgtgtgggcATATTTTTAAATCTCGGTCCTCATAAGAACAGGAATCTTTCTCAGTCCTGATAATTACATGCAAAGAATTCTTTAATCTTTAAAAACTGTGAGTGAAGGTTTAGTTCAGATTCATATATAGCATAGCATTCATTAGCTTCATAAATcattttgtcagtgtgtgtgtgtgtgagagagaggagagtgaaagtaggtgtgtgttactgtaagcTGTTTGTCTGTTATTAAGCTACAGCTGTAAGACCATCGAGTTCAACCAAACACTGGAAGAAAGAACAGTTAATTACGttaataatgatgttgatgatgatgatgattattactATTGTTATACCTGATTCCATATAAATAAGGGACAGGATTTAATTTAGCACGTCATTTATGTGTAAAAACATCTGGCAAGTGATATCTGGGTTAATATGTTCAAAATTTATGTTGAATTTTGGTCTCCAAAATCGTGTAAGCAGTAGGAAACCGTGTTCCCACCTCATTACCGTCTTACCATCAACATTCTGCCAATGTTAGcaattattactttattaaaatTTCTTTAGCGTGTCATCCTAACTATGTACTGTATGCCACTTTTTAATCTGACATCTAGCTCGTCTTACACACCAGTAATCAGATACAGCACTCCTTATTGTGCCTGTAAAGGTCCCATGTGCAACCAGTCACACTGGGTCTCACTCCACCCACCCCACCTGGGTGTAACCCCGCCCCCAGCTCCAGGCTACAGTGAGGTCCCGCTCCCTGCCACTGGAGCCGGTGTGGACGTCTCACCCGTGCCTACAGGCAGAATGTCTAGAGCTGGTCTGTTTGGACAGTTACAGATTCGATGCACACTTGGAAACgtttcaatttaaaataaatcaattaaaagcagcaattttttgttttcaggtgtGACTCTAAACAAGAATATGTCCAAACAGCAATCTTTTTATCCTCAATACATCAGGTGATGAGCCAGTCGACTTGACCTCCCTGATACAAACCAACACccggaagccccgcccccttttttAGTTCACTGATATAAAATTTGCATATAGTAAACATGCCAATAAAAACAGAAGATATTGTCCATGTGGATTATATTGAAAAACTACTCTTATGCTTTGTTATAATTACTGCACACCAATCCAGCAAGTGTTCAGGCTTGTCTCTGCCATCAAGCAGTTCCTGACCCTTCAGCTGGTAACATTATTATGACCTGAACTGACAgctttttacatttatacagtggaaattctgctttttcttgtttttaatcTTATGCACAAAATGTCATCGAGACCACAAGTCTACCTTCGCACAAACTTCACTAGTTAATATGACCTGAtggaaaaatacacagaaaaagGCGTGGCTGGTTATCGATTGCAATGAAGGGCTTTTGCAAATAAGATTAAAGACCCCTCTTTTGAAGTTACTCTATCGATGCTTTTTTTCTAGCTCATCAGCATTGTAATGGACATTTTCACCGACGTGGACATTTTCAAGGACCTCCTGGATGCCGGCTTTAAGAGAAAAGTGGCGGTGTACATCATCATCGAGCAATCGTCCGTCAAGGACTTTCTGcacatgtgtgagagagcgggAATGCACGGAGGACACCTGAAGGTGAGGTCGACACacccacatcacatcatcatacacacacacacacacacacacacacacaggtccacaCCCTCACAGCCACTTCCCTGGATCACATGAAATCTACTGGcgctgtgtaaatgtgtgtcttGTATTTTTAGGTGTGTGCACACCTAAAACATTCTGATCATGCCACACGCTCTTATACCGTGGGAGTAACGGCAATAAAACAAAAGCCTTTTAACTATTTACAAGAGCAAGCAAGAGCTTAAATGTCATTGAAATCAATTATGTTTTAATCTTTCAAGTCATGATGAATTAAACAAGTttttcacaggtgtgtgtgtgtgtttgtttttgtcagtGCAGCTTAATGGAGAATTTTTATAAAGTAAAAGCCTTTTTTCATAAGTAAGCCCTTCAACTGATGGTGCACTTGGTACACACCATGGTACACACCATGTTCGCACTTTTGCTGTCTTTTGATTTTCCAATTTTTAATAATGGATTTTACTGGGACTTTCCTTCATGCTAGCAATGGTGTTCTCAGCCTAACAAGTCAATAAAGTTGTTCATATCTTGGTTTATATTTTTCTAAACAAATTAACTCCATCCATCTTGCCCTCGGTCCTGACCCactgatgctaccaccaccatgcttcatcatgcATTGAATGTAGGAAAAAtttcaggttttgttttgtttcctgtcGCATGCAGTATCTTCGGGTCCGCTGCAGCGGAGGCTCCGAGTTCCACACTCGTTCGGCCAAAAAAATTCAAGGTTTACTGAATCAGAAGTTCATGTTCGTGGACGGGGATCGGGCCGTATCCGGATCATACAGGTGCGTTGAAGggaagtgtgtttgtgtctttgcACAAATTCCAGGTGCCATTTTTAAGTTTTCATGTCTTCATAAAAACCTAGCTATGGGCTAGGTTGCTGCTTTTTCTTTGTATGAGCAGTAAAGTGCTCATGGCTGCTATGCAGTAAAATATCCTACAGGTACAAATTTACTGCCTGCACTAGTCTTTAGATTAGAACTGGGTTCATTTCTCATAAATAGTGTCATTAAGGGATCAGTTTTAATCCAGTTTAGTTCATAACTCTGATAATGGAGCAAATTGGGTCAATTGGGCAGAAGTGAAAAGTGAGGTTATGCTGTTCAATCAAAGATTGGATGGCTagtctcttataccacagcaacctGTCAATATTGACATTTATATGcttgaaacattttatttttgtccatttatttgtacattaATATAGCAGAATGTCTGGGAATCAAGTTCAGGAGAACAGGCGACTCTAAAACCCTTGACATTGCAGATTTCGCCCTTCAAGCATATCATTGCCTTCTGATCAGTCAGCATCGCTGTGTTGTAAAGTATATGATCATGTTCACGCTTATCAAACTTGATAAGTGTTTTCGTtatgtttccttttttcttttcttctgaaaGCACTGAAGTGAACTTCCGCCTATTTTCACTATTCAGATAGGATTAGTTTGAACATGGTTTAGACGAGGTTGGGCAGAGTAATTATTACCAGAGTATCTAGTGCAGCTCGAATTTGTCTTGTCAGTAAAGTTTATGGACTGTTCAGTCCCACGCCTAGGAAAAGATTACGGCGTCTTTTATCTGCCATAAAATGAGCCGTAAATTGACCCAAGGCGATTCGCTGTGAATTGATATGTCAGATCAGATGTCGGTTTGTGGTTTTACATCCAATTAACGCACTTAGGGCTTCACTTGTGAGGACAAAATCCATGTTATTAGTTCTTAGAATAAGTGCAAAAAAAAGATCTGCCTATACTCGAGCACAGGATGACTAATAAAtgtagcattaaaataaaaatccagaagCAGAAAGTGACATTATGATGTTTTGTTGGCCATATTTTTACCCGTGTATCATGACAGTATCATGACGAGCTGCTTTTCCCCCCTCTTATTAACTTCATGAGCAAGACACAAGAGGCTGCTGAAGGATTAAGAGATGTTTCCTGGACATTCCATTACATTAACTGTAaatacaaatggataaaaagtataacATATCCTTCTTTAATATATAACATTAGCAAAATTCCTTGGAAAAGAACAGCACACATGGACCAGACATTAGTGTTAGTGCTTGTGTTTGTTCAGAAATAAGAAAACCTGCAGCACTGGATCTGAGTGCCGTGTTGTGCAAAAAACTAACCCAACATTGCTTGTGTAAAGTGTGAAGAGAAGAGCTTAGAACTGAACACAAACAATGCAAAACAGttagatttgtgtttatttctaaaacaaaatccttttttttttcagttttacatGGACAGCTTCCCGTTTGGACCGCAATCTCATCACGGTCCTTACCGGACAGGCAGTGGAAACCTTCGACAAGCAGTTTCGTGAGCTCTACTTGAACTCCCGTGGCGTCAACCTGTCTAAAATCCGTCTGCTTGACCTCCCTGAGCCTGATCCCATCCCTGTCCCTGTACCTGCCTCGGTCCCATCAGCTGCTGTTGCCAGGAAACTCATCAACCCCAAATATGCCTTGGTGGAGACGGCAAGCCGAACATCGTCAGACAAAGACCCGAGTCAGAAGGATACCTCGCAGAATCCCTTGCCTCTGCCGGTTAAACGTCACCGTGAGGCAATTGATGAACAGCCCAAACACCCGGGGCTCATAGGGTTACCAAAGGCAGAGCTCATTCCATACCTGCCTACATGGCCAGAACCGGACCCACCTAGTGATGTCATTGGTTTTATAAACATTCGGGACACGAGCAAGCCGCTGCAGCCACACTTGATGCGCTCGCAGCTGTTTGAAACATCACAGGCCATTCGTTTTAAGGACCCTTTTATCGCTCCACCAGAAGAGCCACTGCCTGAAAAGGCAAGTCCACGTGTTAGAGGTACCCACAATGCCAAAACAAAACCACCAGACACTCGAGTGTTACCAGAGGACAAACCTGAAGGAAAGGTTCCACTGGAACCCAAGTTGCCACCTGCACCCCCAGACACTGCAAGCTCTGACAAGACTGATTCACCTCCTAAAACAACagcgcctcctcctcctcaggaTGAAGCACAGACTCAAAGACCTCCTCCAGGACCTCCTGTGCCAAAGCCACGCACCCTACAGCTGGTAATGACTGCAGGTGATGGACCAGAAAATGTGCAAGTCAGCATGGTCAAGAGAAACGACATGAAACCTAATGAGACATCCAGCTTGGAGGAGTACAGGGAAGCCCCTGAGGCACATAATTCAGCATCTGCCAATCAGGATTCAGACAACAAAACTAAAGACAATGACACGGACAGTAACAAAAGTCTTAAATTAGCCCATTCGACACAAGACGAGGGCTCCACAGCATCAGATGAGTACTACGAGTGTACCGACCCCGACCACAGCAGGCTTGCTAATGGCGGACTCATCGGCTCAGGACGACTCCCTGAGAACGCCCCTGTGAATTTAATGGCACGATTCTCACAATCCATGCTGGACCTGAGGCCGGATAAAAGCGCAGATCTGGACCCCACAGACAGGAACTTGCTGAATGTACACAGCAGATACACAGGAAAGGTAGgggaaactctgtgtgtgtgtgtgtgtaaaagtggaAAGTGACTTTTATCACAAGTTATGTTATCTTTCCAGCCAGCCTCTTTAAACCTGGGTGTGTCCTAGGTATATGCGGGTAATAAAGGTGTGTTTCCAGTCCATGTGCCTGTATGCTAGAAAATGTACCagggtgtgtcagagtgtgttgCAGCAGGTCTGAGCATGCTGTGAGAACTTCAGTCAGTTCAAAACGGACACATTTTAAACATCTGCATTGAAAAGAATGACTAAGAGAAATTTAACAAGATTTAGAAATCTTAATGTACTATGAAGCTAACACTATTAATTATAGTAGTTTTTGTTATAGTCTTGGACTAAGTTTTTCCTGCAGAAAtcactcaaataaccactctttacagctgtgatgagcagaaaagttaGAACCAAATCAAATGCTCTGTAGAATATATTTGCCCCACCTCTGTAAACAAGCCGGACTTTTTCTGTGGTCTAACATTTAAAATTAGCAACACTCCTtccctgacttcctgtttcaaaaggAAATCATGACATGCATGTGAGATGATGTCTGAAGCCGAGCGATGCTTGCAACTTTAACAAATTTCAGACAAGAGCCGAGTTTGATCGGAGCCTCCAGGTAGATGGGGATCTATCCAGTTTTGAAGGGAAGCATCGTAGTTTTTAAATCTGAAGCAGGAAGCTCCAGAAACTTTGGTACTAGCAGTGAGATGTTAGCCAGCATGCCACACAAGCTAACCAAGCTATGAACTGCATGACATATGTACAAAAAACATATGTACAAGGGTTGGTCTGTTTTCGTGTCATCTACCAGTAACAAGCTAATTTTTCTTGGACGTTTTCCATAACTGCTTTTGAAAAAGCTGGTCTGTGCATGCCAGGTCACAAGAATCAGTTTCAAAATGCAATGATTTACGATGCTAAGTCATCTAAGTACAGgcttttttgttgtgttgatttgTACTAATTACTTAGGATTTGAAGGCAGGAATACTAACGATTTTTCAATGTTTCCAACCTAAAAGTGGAAAAAAGCCTCCATGACCCCTTAAACACGGTAAACATGTGTTCTATGTGTGAAGTGGTAGTAAAAGTCATCAATAttgctgtatatatttataagtcTATAACAATTGGTGACTGAGCTCTGAGCTAAAtgtctgtattgtgtattaCCTGGGTAGAGCGCTCTGCTGATCATGCCTGGAAGGATGATGAAGATCATTGGTAGCATTTTCAGGTAGCTGGCAAAGATTGATGCCCCTTTAGCATGGCTCAGGTTTTTTGCTGAAAGTGATCTCTGCACGATAACCTGAAGAGTCACGATATTCATTAAAATTATTCCTGTTACACAattattagtgtatttagcAAAACAAATAGCAtcatttagcaaaaaaaatcctatttcAACATATGGAACGTGTTAACTGGGAATTTTCTTGGTAGTGAAGCGAAACTTCCGAATAGATTTCGGTAAAATAGTAGTATGTTGTGTGATTTGTGAAGCTGCAGTCATGTGCTAAAATGATGAGGCTTAGCTCTTTTAGCAAGCTAACTTGGCTAGTTGGgaaatgtgtagtgtagttcaGGTAATGAAGCTAACTTGTATGTAACTATGAAGTAGCTAATCACCTTAAGATGGATATCAAAATTcaacagtaaacaaaataatctAAATTGAAGCTTTTTAACATAATAAAACTAACATGAATCTAACAACAAAtagtaaaatgcaaaaattaatACACATAAAGTAGAGCTTAAAATTTATCAATATAAAATTGTACATTAGTttactataaatgtaaatgttatgttaaatttcatatgtttatgttttatgttacGACTGTATTGCTTGGTGAagaggtgccaatatttatgaaTTAGCCACAGCATTAACTGTGAATTAGCTCTATGATTGCAGACCAATTAGATGTAAAATTCATTGAAGTGGAAATGACATGGAATGTGAACATTGGCCATTTGGTAGCAGTTACATTTCTCAGCCCTATAAACCAATAGAAAGCCAGTGGGTGGGACTTCACTTTGGACTCACTGATTTTGAGTTTCTTGTTATCAGTGTTGACAGTTTTAACACAGTGGCAATATGCAAATTTTGTGACACTACCTTCCCTCTTCCCTCACAGGTGTATCATCCAATGGAAATCCCTTCCATGCGTGAACCCTACAACAGAGCCAAAGTAGTGATCGCCAAACCAGGGGTGTACCATCGCCCTCCGAAAAGCAGCACCCGGGTAATCGGAGGGCACCGATACTGGCAGGGCAAACTCTCCATGCCGCAGCACGATGTGGGCCGACCGAGCCGCTCACCCAACAGGAGGATCCCGCCCGGAGGACTCAAAACCAGCCAATCACCGACTCAACGgatctctcacacgcactcccCTTCACCACGGAGGAACGACACGCAGATGCCGCTAGGAATCCATATTTCTAAACTCTCCAGTCTCCGACACCTCAGGGAAAGGGTGCCGGGAGTCATGGGTGACAAAAAAGTCGCACACGGACGCaaggaaaattaaaaaaaaaaagcagaaacaaCGTATGCTAATTTACATTAGCATGTGACTACTACAAATCTAAATTCTTTTTGGTGTTCTCAACTGAATGCAAATTAATTCTGATGCCCTGAGGTACTTTTGGACCAATCCTGTGGTGCAGGTTGGTGGACTTTCAGGACTTCATGTGGTATTTCCGGATCTTGCTTTCAAAATGGTGGAGGCAGGTTAAAGGAAAATGGAAGAACTTTTAATAATAGTGGCCTTTCTTATCATGTACTGGTCCAAATGATTTGGTTCGTATCGTCGGTTGCTTTTGGAATGTAATCTCTACTGTTTGAATGTGGATTTACAGCCAAAATCGTAGCACATTACACTGACTTGCAGTTTAGCATGTACTGGACTCTTGGTGTCTAACACACCATGTTAAGGGGCTGCTGTGAATTGGAATGGTGATGGATTTGGGATCATAGTGGGTGAACAAGATAACAAGTATGTTACAAACcagtttatttttgtgtaaacacaaaaaaaaaaaaacaatacgaAAGCAAACTACAGTGTTGGAACCTTATTCCGTCATCGCACACAAACGATTTCCACGTCATTTTCACTCAAACAGATTTTCCCTTTCAGAGGAGATCAGATTTTATGAAATAGGTGTTAAATATGATTGCTTATATTTGTTAATGGTACATCTCAGAGCTTTACCAGCTGAGGTAAGGTATTTAAAGttaggagggaaaaaaaaacattttcttaaatTCTCATTCTCTGGGTTTGCTACTGAATATGAATCTGCTTATATGACTTCATAGGGATTCAACAATCCTGTTTTTGTCCTTGCAATTTGTTTAAACGGCAAAAAAATGTTACTTGAAGTTGTTTTCCTGAGAACAGCCATGTCGCTGGCAGTAATTAAAGCAGGTTTTTTCAGAGGCTGCCATGTTTGTTTggttctttatttttccttggATTTGGCGTGAGCTGGAAAGTTTTACCTGATCGCCAGTTAGTGTTAAGTCTACAGATCTTTATTTTGGCAGCAGTTCTTGCCTCAAAGCTagaatgttttcttttccatgttTAAATTTAGCTGCCTGAATGTCACGTGAAAGGAAATTATATAATTTGCTAGCTAGCATCAGTCAGCAAATCTTACTCAGCTAATTCTATTTAAAATGCTGTTATGTGTTTCTGATGTGTGCTGTGAGGTTTTTTTGATTTCTGAAGAAAAACTAGCACTACATatgctaaaatattttaaggGGGTGACATGATAGTAATGGCTATCTGTAACATTACCTGTGCAAACTGCTAGCTAACCAGACACCCTAAACTAGACACCCTACTCAGTGGTGATGCTATTATGTAAGCTGAGATGCTGGCAAACAAGTGCGTGTTGAGGAAGTGTACATGTTCCGTAGTTAAAGGTCAGGCcattatctttgtgtatgtgtgtgtggagggtttGCTAGGTGTGTTTACCTGATCAGTACACCAGTACCAGGTAGCCAGGATGGTTAATCCAAGCGTCATTCCCGGCCAGGGAAGGTCACCGTGCACTGGATCTCGGAAGAGGTGCATGGCGTCATGCCTTGGAAGGTGGCACGTCGTGTTCGGGATTATCTTCTTCGGCACGGCCTCAAGATAAATGCTTTCCAATTTGCCATAACCACCAATCTCGTTGAACGCTAGATGAAACAAAATGTAGACTCAGGGAAGAACATGTACAGGTGTAACCCAATATCTTGGTTCCCTTCATACATAAAGAGAGTACAGTGtggtgcataagtattcaccccccatTAAACTTTTCCGTGTGTCATAATGATGATCAATTTAAAAAGTGATAAGTTTTCACTCCAGGTTCTGTAAAACCACTGAATTAGTTCCCATCAGAGAGAGACCACCTTATCTCAATCGACAGAGTGTTGGAGAACATACCTAAACAATAAGCATCATGAAGACCAACATTCTGGAAAAAGTATTAGCTCTTCCATCCAAAACATTTGAAAGAATTAAAGAACACAGCACAACCCTGACCGTGAGGAGGCTGTCCACTAAAAATCAGTGACTGCAGCAAAGAGGCCAAGGGTAACTCTGAAATAGCTGGGCAGAAGCCATGTGAAATCTTGTTTGGAGTTCGCCAGAAAGCTTATTGCTGACTCAGCAAACATGTGTACAAAAGGTTCTGTGGTCTCGTTGAGACCAAAAATAGATTTTTGGTCCTTGACCAAAGCCTTACTTTTGGTGAAAACCCAACAATCCTCCTCAACTCATCGTCcccactgtgaagcatggtggtggcagcatttAGTTCAAGCAGGGACTTGAAAACTGAACAAGATTGAAACCAAATACTTGAAcaattgagaaaaaaaacatattctaGTCTTCAGAAGACTTGAGACTTTAGGAGCTTGAGTACTTTTGCCAAGATTCAGAAAGCTGATAGAGATATCCCAGAATCAGCCAGAAGTGGTTCTACAAGTATGCCTATGAACAAGTTTTATGAATAAGTTTTTTTCTCGACTGTCCAAG harbors:
- the LOC131346747 gene encoding protein FAM83G → MALSQIQCLDDNHVNWRVSESKPEFFYSEHQRLALEALISGGREAFEAYVKEHELRPFLSEPELERLSSSVEDYRPGSEHPKPDTADREERALSLQYWPDRSDISIPDLDLGWPDCNSYRGVTRVNVYTQPPVDGQTHIKEVVRKTIAQAQKLISIVMDIFTDVDIFKDLLDAGFKRKVAVYIIIEQSSVKDFLHMCERAGMHGGHLKYLRVRCSGGSEFHTRSAKKIQGLLNQKFMFVDGDRAVSGSYSFTWTASRLDRNLITVLTGQAVETFDKQFRELYLNSRGVNLSKIRLLDLPEPDPIPVPVPASVPSAAVARKLINPKYALVETASRTSSDKDPSQKDTSQNPLPLPVKRHREAIDEQPKHPGLIGLPKAELIPYLPTWPEPDPPSDVIGFINIRDTSKPLQPHLMRSQLFETSQAIRFKDPFIAPPEEPLPEKASPRVRGTHNAKTKPPDTRVLPEDKPEGKVPLEPKLPPAPPDTASSDKTDSPPKTTAPPPPQDEAQTQRPPPGPPVPKPRTLQLVMTAGDGPENVQVSMVKRNDMKPNETSSLEEYREAPEAHNSASANQDSDNKTKDNDTDSNKSLKLAHSTQDEGSTASDEYYECTDPDHSRLANGGLIGSGRLPENAPVNLMARFSQSMLDLRPDKSADLDPTDRNLLNVHSRYTGKVYHPMEIPSMREPYNRAKVVIAKPGVYHRPPKSSTRVIGGHRYWQGKLSMPQHDVGRPSRSPNRRIPPGGLKTSQSPTQRISHTHSPSPRRNDTQMPLGIHISKLSSLRHLRERVPGVMGDKKVAHGRKEN